In Cycloclasticus sp., a single genomic region encodes these proteins:
- the rpoD gene encoding RNA polymerase sigma factor RpoD translates to MDKEQQQEQASKIKALISKGHEQGYLTYADVNDHLPQDVEPERIEEIISMISDMGIGVHEVAPETDTVSDGAASQNIDESAAAEVAAVALATVDKELGRTTDPVRMYMREMGTVGLLTRQGELDIAKRIEEGQNDMLSAIIRYPAVVTAFFDVFDKIKNEELRLSDYLPDFVDLEDDYDYTQPAAAKDENAPEIPPLTVADVKVRIDEIVVKYKKCNKVIAKEGYVSDKTQKEFDELALLFMALKFTPRFFTLLTGVMRECIDLVRAQEKTIIDICVKQAKMPRKLFIAGFVKNESDLTWLEEHLKTDAPFVAVIKENFHEIQKAQVRLLNVENESKLVTTEIKDINRRLSIGEAKMRRAKKEMVEANLRLVISIAKKYTNRGLQFLDLIQEGNIGLMKAVDKFEYRRGYKFSTYATWWIRQAITRSIADQARTIRIPVHMIETINKLNRISRQILQEKGREALPEELAIEMEMPEDKVRKVLKIAKEPISMGTPIGDDEDSSLGDFIEDANAVSPVDSATIESLRESTQDVLAGLTAREAKVIRMRFGINMNTDHTLEEVGKQFDVTRERIRQIEAKALRKLRHPSRTEHLRSFIDTTE, encoded by the coding sequence CCCTTATTAGTAAAGGCCACGAGCAAGGCTATTTAACGTACGCAGATGTAAACGATCACTTGCCTCAAGACGTCGAGCCAGAACGTATTGAAGAAATCATCAGTATGATTTCCGATATGGGCATTGGCGTGCATGAAGTTGCCCCTGAAACAGACACGGTATCTGATGGTGCGGCAAGTCAGAACATTGATGAGTCTGCAGCGGCTGAAGTGGCTGCGGTTGCTTTAGCAACAGTTGATAAAGAACTCGGAAGAACCACTGACCCAGTGCGTATGTATATGCGTGAAATGGGCACGGTTGGTTTGTTAACGCGTCAAGGCGAGCTGGATATCGCAAAACGCATTGAAGAAGGTCAGAATGATATGTTGTCGGCGATCATTCGCTACCCAGCAGTTGTTACGGCCTTTTTTGACGTATTTGATAAAATTAAAAACGAAGAACTGCGTTTATCCGACTACCTTCCCGATTTTGTTGATCTTGAAGATGATTATGACTATACGCAACCTGCGGCAGCAAAAGATGAAAATGCGCCAGAGATCCCACCGCTAACTGTTGCCGACGTAAAAGTTCGTATTGATGAGATTGTTGTTAAGTACAAAAAGTGCAATAAAGTTATCGCTAAAGAGGGTTACGTCTCAGATAAAACCCAAAAAGAATTTGATGAGCTAGCTTTATTGTTCATGGCGCTCAAATTCACACCGCGTTTCTTCACGTTGTTGACGGGTGTTATGAGAGAGTGCATTGATTTAGTTAGGGCACAAGAAAAAACCATTATTGATATTTGTGTTAAACAGGCAAAAATGCCACGCAAACTATTCATTGCCGGTTTCGTAAAAAATGAAAGCGATTTAACGTGGCTTGAAGAGCACTTAAAGACAGATGCGCCCTTCGTCGCCGTCATAAAAGAAAATTTCCACGAAATTCAAAAAGCGCAAGTAAGGCTTTTGAATGTTGAAAATGAAAGCAAGCTAGTCACCACGGAAATCAAAGACATTAACCGTCGCTTATCCATTGGCGAGGCAAAAATGCGCCGTGCTAAAAAAGAAATGGTCGAAGCAAACTTACGTTTGGTGATCTCTATTGCTAAAAAATACACGAATCGCGGCTTGCAGTTCTTAGATCTTATTCAAGAAGGCAATATCGGTTTAATGAAAGCGGTGGATAAGTTTGAATATCGCCGTGGTTATAAGTTTTCTACCTATGCGACGTGGTGGATTCGCCAAGCGATTACCCGTTCAATTGCCGACCAAGCAAGAACCATTCGTATACCGGTTCATATGATTGAAACGATCAATAAGCTGAACCGTATTTCACGTCAAATTCTTCAAGAAAAAGGCCGTGAAGCATTGCCAGAAGAGTTAGCAATAGAAATGGAAATGCCAGAAGATAAGGTTCGCAAGGTGCTTAAAATAGCGAAAGAACCGATTTCAATGGGTACGCCGATTGGTGATGATGAGGACTCCAGCTTAGGAGACTTTATTGAAGATGCAAATGCAGTTTCTCCAGTGGATTCAGCTACAATAGAGAGCCTAAGAGAATCAACACAAGATGTGCTTGCTGGCTTAACCGCTCGTGAAGCGAAAGTCATCAGAATGCGTTTTGGTATCAATATGAATACCGATCATACGCTTGAAGAAGTAGGTAAGCAGTTTGATGTAACACGTGAGCGTATTCGCCAAATAGAAGCGAAAGCACTGCGCAAATTACGTCACCCCTCACGTACAGAACATCTACGTAGTTTTATAGACACCACAGAATAA